From one Lotus japonicus ecotype B-129 chromosome 3, LjGifu_v1.2 genomic stretch:
- the LOC130745599 gene encoding cellulose synthase-like protein G1 — MANFTLHTETVQAWLPLSRLHILIHSVFVILLLYYRTTRLIHAPTAPWILMTVAEALLAVLWLFNQAFRWRPVSRSVKTEKLPRDENLPGLDIFVCTIDPEKEPTAGVMDTVVSAVAMDYPPDKLSVYLSDDGGCAVTEYGIREACEFAKVWVPFCRKYGIKSRCPKVFFSPMGEDEEILRTDEFRAEQEKIKAQYETMQKNIEKFGSDPKNCRIVTDRPSKIEIINEQSEIPRVVYVSRERRPSLPHKFKGGALNTLLRVSGLISNGPYVLAVDCDMYCNDPSSAKQAMCFFLDPETSKYIAFVQFPQMFHNLSKKDIYDNQSRTAFKTMWQGMDGLSGPGLSGSGNYLSRSALLFGSPNQKDDYLLDAQNYFGESPLYIESLKAIRGQQTTKKNISRDESLLEAKVVASASYETNTEWGSEVGFSYGILLESTITGYLLHCRGWKSAYLYPKTPCFLGCAPTDIKEGMLQLVKWLSELCLFAVSKYSPFTYGFSRLPIMPTFTYCFLAASSLYAIVFILYGIVPQVCFLKGIPVFPKATDPWFAVFAVLYVATQIQHLIEVLSGNGSVSMWWDEQRIWILKSVTSVFAMIEGIKKWLGLNKKKFNLSNKAVDKEKVKKYEQGRFDFQGAALYMSPMVVLLLVNIVCFFGGLWRLFKEKDFADMFGQLFLLSYVMALSYPILEGIVTMKMKSG, encoded by the exons ATGGCCAATTTCACTCTCCACACAGAAACCGTTCAAGCATGGCTCCCTCTAAGCAGACTCCACATTCTTATACACTCAGTGTTCGTCATCCTTCTCCTCTACTACCGCACAACGCGTCTCATCCACGCGCCGACCGCGCCGTGGATCCTGATGACCGTTGCGGAGGCTCTCCTCGCCGTGCTTTGGCTCTTCAACCAGGCCTTCCGGTGGCGACCGGTGAGCCGCTCCGTGAAGACAGAGAAGCTGCCGCGCGACGAGAATCTCCCCGGGCTGGACATATTTGTGTGCACGATTGATCCTGAGAAGGAGCCAACGGCAGGGGTGATGGACACGGTTGTTTCCGCCGTGGCGATGGATTACCCGCCGGATAAGCTATCCGTGTATCTTTCTGATGATGGTGGTTGCGCCGTGACGGAGTATGGGATTAGAGAGGCTTGTGAGTTTGCCAAGGTGTGGGTTCCTTTTTGTAGAAAGTATGGGATCAAGTCGAGGTGTCCAAAAGTTTTCTTCTCTCCGATGGGGGAAGATGAAGAGATTCTAAGGACAGATGAGTTCAGAGCAGAGCAAGAGAAGATCAAG GCCCAATACGAGACTATGCAGAAAAACATCGAGAAATTTGGTTCAGACCCCAAAAATTGTCGTATTGTCACTGACAGACCCTCTAAGATCgag ATTATAAATGAGCAATCAGAAATCCCACGTGTTGTGTACGTCTCTCGTGAAAGAAGGCCATCACTTCCTCACAAGTTCAAAGGAGGAGCTCTCAACACATTG CTCAGAGTGTCAGGTCTAATCAGCAATGGACCTTATGTGCTTGCAGTGGATTGTGATATGTATTGCAATGATCCATCCTCTGCCAAGCAAGCAATGTGCTtcttccttgatccagaaacATCTAAATACATTGCATTTGTCCAATTCCCTCAAATGTTTCACAACCTTAGTAAGAAAGACATCTATGATAATCAATCTAGGACTGCTTTTAAG ACAATGTGGCAAGGCATGGATGGACTCAGTGGTCCAGGTCTTTCTGGCAGTGGTAACTACTTGAGTAGAAGTGCATTGCTATTTGGAAGTCCAAACCAAAAAG ATGACTATCTGCTTGATGCTCAAAACTACTTTGGCGAGTCTCCCTTGTACATTGAATCATTGAAGGCCATCCGTGGACAACAAACTACCAAAAAGAATATCTCAAGAGACGAAAGTTTACTAGAAGCTAAAGTGGTGGCCTCTGCTTCCTACGAGACAAACACAGAATGGGGCTCAGAG GTTGGATTCTCATATGGCATCTTACTGGAGAGTACTATTACTGGTTACCTTTTGCACTGCAGAGGATGGAAATCAGCTTATCTTTACCCAAAAACACCATGTTTCTTAGGGTGTGCCCCCACTGACATTAAAGAAGGCATGCTTCAGTTGGTGAAGTGGTTGTCTGAGCTTTGCTTGTTTGCTGTCTCTAAGTACAGCCCTTTTACATATGGGTTTTCAAGATTGCCCATTATGCCTACCTTCACTTATTGTTTCCTGGCAGCTTCATCCCTATATGCTATTGTCTTCATCCTTTATGGCATTGTACCTCAAGTGTGCTTCTTGAAAGGAATCCCTGTGTTTCCAAAG GCCACAGACCCTTGGTTTGCAGTGTTTGCAGTATTGTATGTAGCCACCCAGATTCAACATTTGATTGAAGTCCTTTCTGGCAATGGCTCGGTCTCGATGTGGTGGGATGAACAAAGAATTTGGATTCTGAAGTCAGTTACTAGCGTATTTGCAATGATAGAGGGAATCAAGAAATGGTTAGGATTGAACAAGAAAAAATTCAACCTGTCAAACAAAGCGGTTGACAAGGAGAAGGTCAAGAAATATGAGCAAGGTAGGTTTGATTTCCAAGGAGCAGCTCTGTACATGTCTCCAATGGttgtgttgctcctagtgaacaTTGTTTGCTTCTTTGGCGGTTTATGGAGACTGTTTAAGGAGAAAGATTTTGCAGATATGTTTGGTCAACTTTTCCTACTCAGCTATGTGATGGCTCTCAGTTATCCCATTCTTGAGGGGATAGTAACTATGAAAATGAAGAGTGGGTAG
- the LOC130745598 gene encoding GDSL esterase/lipase At1g71691: MAKISVLSPFLVLFMVLMSSAPVTGQDGSRRQMVPAMFIFGDSLIDNGNNNNIPSFAKANYLPYGIDFNGGPTGRFSNGYTMVDEIAGLLGLPLIPAYNEASVNQVFHGANYASAAAGILDATGRNFVGRIPFNQQIRNFENTLNQIKGNLGAENAATVISRCMFFVGMGSNDYLNNYLMPNYATRFQYNGPQYADLLTQTYSQQLTRLYNLGARKFVIAGLGQMGCIPSILAQSASGGCSKEVNLLVKPFNENVKNMVNNLNANLPGARFIFFDSSRMFQDILQNGRSYGFSVVNRGCCGIGRNRGQITCLPYQMPCPDRNQYVFWDAFHPTAAVNVLMGRIAFSGNPDFVYPVNIKQLAEL, translated from the exons ATGGCTAAAATTAGTGTATTGTCTCCATTCTTAGTGCTTTTCATGGTGCTGATGAGTAGTGCACCAGTGACTGGCCAAGATGGAAGTAGGAGGCAAATGGTGCCTGCCATGTTCATATTTGGCGACTCTCTTATTGACAATGGAAACAACAATAACATTCCTTCCTTTGCTAAAGCCAACTATCTCCCATATGGCATTGACTTCAATGGAGGCCCTACTGGTCGCTTCTCAAATGGTTACACCATGGTTGATGAAATTG CTGGACTGCTTGGACTTCCCTTAATCCCTGCATACAATGAAGCCTCAGTGAATCAAGTGTTTCATGGAGCAAATTATGCCTCAGCTGCTGCAGGAATCCTTGACGCCACTGGCAGAAACTTT GTTGGCCGCATACCATTTAATCAGCAAATTAGGAACTTTGAGAACACATTGAATCAAATTAAGGGCAATCTTGGAGCAGAAAATGCGGCAACAGTGATTTCGCGGTGCATGTTCTTTGTTGGAATGGGCAGCAATGACTACCTAAACAACTACCTTATGCCTAATTATGCCACTAGATTTCAGTACAATGGACCACAGTATGCTGATCTCTTGACTCAAACATATAGCCAACAACTCACT AGGCTTTACAATCTTGGAGCAAGGAAATTTGTGATTGCTGGACTTGGGCAAATGGGATGTATTCCAAGCATATTGGCTCAAAGTGCCAGTGGAGGCTGCTCTAAAGAAGTGAACTTGCTTGTGAAACCCTTCAATGAAAATGtgaagaacatggtgaacaatTTAAATGCTAATCTACCTGGAGCCAGATTCATATTCTTTGATTCTTCCCGTATGTTCCAGGACATCCTTCAGAATGGTAGATCTTATG GCTTCAGTGTTGTGAATAGAGGGTGCTGTGGCATTGGAAGAAACAGAGGCCAAATTACATGTCTTCCATACCAAATGCCATGCCCTGATAGAAACCAATATGTTTTCTGGGATGCATTCCACCCAACAGCAGCAGTGAACGTTCTGATGGGAAGGATAGCATTTAGTGGGAACCCAGATTTTGTTTATCCTGTGAACATTAAGCAACTTGCTGAACTATAA